From the Deinococcus multiflagellatus genome, the window GGTGGCGCGGGTACTCGGCCAGGAAGATACCGCCGGCCACACCCACCAGCACCCCGATCACGCTGGCCATGGCCAGCATCTCGATGCTGCCCAGAATGGCGTTGGCCAGGCCGCCACCCTTCTCGCCTTCGGGGGCCGGGGTCTTGGTGAAAAAGTCCAGGTTGGCGCCGCTGAACACCGCCCCCAGCCCTTCACGGGCGCGGGCAAAGTCCAGGTTGAACATGGCCGCAAAGCCCTCGCGCAGCAGGTACAGAAAAATCAGGATCAGGGGCGCGACCACCAGCAGCGTGGCCAGCAAGATCAGGCCGCCCATTAGGGTGTTTTGCAGGCGCCGCGCCGGGCTGAGGGCGTGGCGGCGGGCCGGGGACGAAGAAGCGGCGCTCATCATTGAATCCCCTTGGGCGTCAGGCGCGCGATGATCAGGCGGGCGACGAAGTTCACGGCCACGCTGAGCACAAACAGGGTCAGGCCCAGGGTCACCACGCTGGAGCGGTGGAGGGTTTCCTGCGCGTCCCCGAACTGGTTGGCAATCACCGAGGCCATGGTACTGGCGTTGCCAAAGAAACTCTTGAGGATGTCCTGGCTGTCGCCAATCACCATCGCCACGGCCAGGGTTTCACCCAGCGCGCGCCCCAGCGCCAGAATCACGCCGCCCAGAATGCCCGCGCGGGCGTAGGGCAGAATGGCCCGGGAGATCACTTCCCACTTGGTGGCCCCCAGCGCGTACATGGCTTCGCGCTGGTCCTGGGGCACCAGCCGGATCACGTCGCGCGCCACCGAGGCGGTGTAGGGCAGAATCATGACGGTCAGGATGATGATGGCCAGCGCCAGCCCGCGCCCGCCGCCCGCATTGGGCACGAAAAAGCACTGCAGCGTGGTCTTGTTCTCGGCCCACAGCGCGGCGCACTTGGTGTACAGCTCCACGCGCTCGGGGTGGGTCTGGGGGTTGAAGAAGGTCAGCTGCCACTGGCCCAGCATCGGCGCAATCACGAACAGGGCCCACAGGCCGTACACCACGCTGGGCACGGCGGCCAGCAGCTCGATCAGGTACCCCACCGGGTTGGCCAGCCATTTCGGCGCGTACTCGGCCACAAACAGCGCCGAGGCCACCGCCAGCGGCACGCTGATCGCCAGGGCCACGAGGCTGGTCACCAGGGTGCCGGTGATCATGGCCACGGCGCCGAAGGTTCCTTCCACCGGGTTCCAGGTGCGTTCGGTAAAGAAGCCCAGGCCAAAGCGCGACAGGGCCGGCCACGATTCGCGCCCCAGCTGGTAGAGGCTGAGGACAAACACCAGCACGATCACGCTGGCCAGCAGCAGAATCAGGCCCTGGAACAGGCGGTCCGACGCGCTGCTCAGGGCAGCGGGGCGTGGGGAACGGGTCTGGGTGGGTTCGCTCATGGGTTCATGACCCCTCCGGGGCCGTAGCGCCCAGTTCACAGGGCATTTGTCAGTGCAGCGTCAGCCCCCCCGCCTGATACGGGCTGAAGAGGACGTGCCTCCCTGGCGACCGCTTGCCGTCTTGCCCTCTCCCCTGGTGGGAGAGGGAAGGAGGAGCGGAGCGACGGAAGGGTGAGGGGGCCACCGCGTGGCTCGAACGGGTGTGCAGTCCATTGAGTTCCGTATGAGGGGCAGGGGCAGCCCGCACGCCCATAGCAGAGGGCGGCGCTGCACAGAAGCCTGCGCAGCGCCGCCAACGTGGATGGTCCGCTTAGAGTTTCTTGCCGTCGAAGGTCATCTTGCCGATGATGCTCTTGGCCTTGTTGGCCGCGTTCGTGGGCAGCTTGGCGTAGTCCAGCCCCTCGTTGAAGCCCTGGCCGGTGCTGATCATCCACAGCAGCAGGTCCTTGAGGGCCTTGGCCTGGGCCTGGGTGCGCCCGGCGTACTTCTGCTCCTGGTAGAAGATCACGTAGGTGAAGCTGGCAATCGGGTAGGCCTCGGGGTTGGCGCTGTTGGTCAGGCTGACGCGGGTGTCGGCGGGAATCACCACGCCCAGCGCGGCGGCGGCGGCGGGCCCGTTGTCGGCCACCACGAACTTGCCCGCGCGGTTTTGCAGACTGCCGAAGGGCAGCTTGTTCTGCTTGGCGTACACCA encodes:
- the pstC gene encoding phosphate ABC transporter permease subunit PstC, which produces MSEPTQTRSPRPAALSSASDRLFQGLILLLASVIVLVFVLSLYQLGRESWPALSRFGLGFFTERTWNPVEGTFGAVAMITGTLVTSLVALAISVPLAVASALFVAEYAPKWLANPVGYLIELLAAVPSVVYGLWALFVIAPMLGQWQLTFFNPQTHPERVELYTKCAALWAENKTTLQCFFVPNAGGGRGLALAIIILTVMILPYTASVARDVIRLVPQDQREAMYALGATKWEVISRAILPYARAGILGGVILALGRALGETLAVAMVIGDSQDILKSFFGNASTMASVIANQFGDAQETLHRSSVVTLGLTLFVLSVAVNFVARLIIARLTPKGIQ